Proteins from a single region of Streptococcus oralis:
- a CDS encoding ABC transporter ATP-binding protein translates to MVNAIEIRNLTISYSNGKIIDNIDLFLEKGKVYGLVGGNGSGKSTLVNCILGLLPYKRGEIAIFGKQIYFNKTRKYVFSVCSAVLQDVSLPKRLTVKECLRLFAILGKGNLEKVEEVIHLLQLDEQEEVAYDKLSFGQKQRVVIGTALLQNFEILFLDEPTNGLDIETRYALFSIMSSLRQEGKTIVFISHREEEISEICDDIIFIENKKVKVRKGSLS, encoded by the coding sequence ATGGTAAACGCTATTGAGATTCGTAACTTAACAATTTCTTACTCTAATGGTAAGATTATTGATAATATTGATTTATTTTTAGAAAAAGGGAAGGTTTATGGTCTTGTAGGAGGAAACGGATCAGGGAAATCTACACTTGTTAATTGTATATTGGGTCTGCTTCCTTATAAAAGAGGGGAAATAGCTATTTTTGGCAAACAAATATACTTTAATAAAACTAGGAAATATGTTTTCTCTGTGTGTAGTGCTGTGTTGCAAGATGTTTCTCTACCTAAAAGACTCACAGTTAAGGAATGTTTACGGCTGTTTGCAATATTGGGGAAAGGTAATTTAGAAAAGGTTGAAGAAGTAATTCATCTTCTCCAACTAGATGAGCAAGAGGAAGTTGCTTATGATAAACTATCTTTTGGACAAAAACAAAGAGTTGTTATTGGCACTGCACTTTTACAAAATTTTGAAATTTTATTTTTAGATGAACCTACTAATGGCCTTGACATAGAAACTAGATATGCCTTATTTTCCATTATGAGTTCGCTACGACAGGAAGGAAAGACTATAGTATTTATTTCACATCGGGAAGAGGAAATTTCTGAAATTTGTGATGATATTATTTTTATTGAAAATAAAAAAGTAAAGGTTAGAAAGGGGAGTCTATCATGA
- a CDS encoding SDR family NAD(P)-dependent oxidoreductase has protein sequence MVKTILITGATDGIGKHLAKKLASEGHHVILHGRNPQKLELATQEVRAVSLRGRVSSYLADFSKLEDVYRFVEEIKRDFESIDVLFNNAGLYAGKERKTSTENIERTFMLSVLVPYVLTTELSPLLENSPDGRVINTSSYMHRFAKVKDLDFGFEKNYNPGLAYNNSKLYTIWMTRYLAREFFLIGSTITINSYHPGLISTNLGNDSSDEKTKKSLFGRLMKSLSKDLDEGIETGYYLTLSEEITGLTGSYFDEKIVKAVSEKGYDFEKAQKLIAYCNDKIEMFKLKHSQLN, from the coding sequence ATGGTCAAAACAATTCTAATAACAGGTGCTACTGACGGTATCGGTAAGCATTTAGCAAAAAAACTGGCCAGTGAAGGCCATCATGTCATCCTCCATGGTCGCAATCCTCAAAAACTGGAATTGGCCACTCAAGAGGTTCGTGCAGTGTCCTTGAGAGGCCGAGTGTCTAGCTACTTGGCAGATTTTTCAAAATTAGAGGACGTTTATCGATTTGTGGAGGAAATCAAGCGAGATTTTGAAAGTATCGATGTCTTGTTTAACAACGCAGGACTATATGCCGGGAAAGAGCGAAAAACGAGTACTGAAAACATCGAACGAACCTTTATGTTATCGGTTCTCGTTCCCTATGTTTTAACAACTGAGTTAAGTCCCTTGTTAGAAAATTCGCCTGATGGCCGTGTCATCAATACTTCCTCCTATATGCATCGTTTTGCCAAGGTCAAGGATTTGGACTTTGGATTTGAGAAGAACTACAATCCTGGTTTAGCCTACAATAATTCTAAGCTCTACACTATTTGGATGACACGCTATCTGGCTAGAGAGTTCTTTTTAATAGGTTCAACCATCACCATAAATTCCTACCATCCTGGCTTGATTTCAACTAACTTGGGGAATGATTCCAGTGATGAAAAGACGAAAAAGTCTCTCTTCGGACGATTGATGAAGTCTCTTTCAAAAGATCTGGATGAGGGGATTGAAACAGGCTATTACCTCACCTTATCAGAAGAAATCACTGGTTTAACTGGCTCCTATTTTGATGAGAAGATAGTGAAGGCAGTATCTGAAAAAGGATATGATTTTGAAAAAGCTCAAAAATTAATCGCTTACTGCAATGATAAAATTGAGATGTTTAAACTGAAACATTCTCAGCTAAACTAG
- a CDS encoding carbohydrate ABC transporter permease codes for MKNSIMDTKFDRRILLLNKIIIVFIVLITLLPLLYIVVASFMDPKVLVSRGISFNPADWTVEGYQRVFSDQSILKGFINSLLYSFGFATLTVLLSVFTAYPLSKKDLVGRRWINYFLIVTMFFGGGLVPTYLLVKDLGMLNTPWAIIVPGAINVWNIILARAYFQGLPEELVEAAVIDGANDLQIFFKIMLPLAKPIMFVLFLYAFVGQWNSYFDAMIYIKDPNLEPLQLVLRKILIQSQPGQDMIGAQAAMNEMKRLAELIKYATIVISSLPLIVMYPFFQKYFDKGIMAGSLKG; via the coding sequence ATGAAAAATTCGATCATGGATACAAAATTTGATAGACGTATCTTGCTCTTAAACAAAATCATTATTGTCTTTATCGTTTTGATTACCTTGCTTCCTTTACTTTATATCGTAGTGGCATCCTTTATGGATCCGAAAGTTTTGGTTAGTAGGGGGATTAGTTTTAATCCAGCGGACTGGACAGTAGAAGGGTATCAGCGTGTATTTAGTGACCAATCCATTCTAAAAGGCTTTATTAACTCATTGCTCTATTCTTTTGGCTTTGCAACGTTGACAGTCTTACTATCGGTATTCACTGCCTATCCTTTATCTAAAAAAGATTTAGTAGGGCGTCGTTGGATTAACTATTTCCTTATTGTGACCATGTTCTTTGGTGGAGGTTTGGTTCCAACTTACTTATTGGTAAAAGATTTGGGCATGCTCAACACCCCGTGGGCTATTATCGTACCAGGTGCAATCAATGTTTGGAATATTATTCTTGCTAGAGCTTATTTCCAAGGATTGCCTGAAGAATTGGTTGAAGCTGCGGTCATTGATGGAGCAAATGATTTACAGATATTCTTTAAAATCATGCTTCCTCTTGCAAAACCAATTATGTTCGTTCTCTTTCTTTACGCTTTTGTTGGTCAGTGGAACTCATACTTTGATGCAATGATTTATATCAAGGATCCAAACTTGGAACCATTGCAACTGGTTCTTCGTAAAATTCTCATTCAAAGCCAACCAGGTCAGGACATGATTGGAGCGCAGGCAGCCATGAATGAAATGAAACGCTTGGCTGAATTGATCAAATATGCAACCATTGTCATTTCAAGCTTACCATTGATCGTTATGTATCCATTCTTCCAAAAATACTTTGATAAAGGAATTATGGCTGGTTCACTTAAAGGTTAA
- a CDS encoding glycoside hydrolase family 32 protein — translation MVDRTFTVEKANRFIAENKHLVNHQFKPEEHFSAEIGWINDPNGFVYFRGEYHLFYQFYPYDSVWGPMHWGHAKSKDLVTWEHLPVALAPDQDYDRNGCFSGSAIVKDDRLWLMYTGHIEEETGVRQVQNMAFSDDGIHFEKISQNPVATGADLPDELIAADFRDPKLFEKDGRYYSVVAAKHKDNVGCVVLLGSDNLVEWQFESIFLKGVEHQGFMWECPDYFELDGKDCIIMSPMRYQREGDSYHNINSSVLVTGKVDWAAKQFIPETVDEIDHGQDFYAPQTLEDDQNRRIMIAWMQMWGRTLPNHNQGHKWAGVMTLPRILRLEDGKLRQFPIKKGKRIQIDNDCRYHLGNDTDYLEFGYDSKTKQVYLDRSHLAQKILGEELDTSRRYVNIEAKELEVILDKNSIEVFVNQGEASLTATYYLTVPAELLRIN, via the coding sequence ATGGTTGATAGAACATTTACAGTAGAAAAAGCCAATCGTTTTATAGCAGAAAATAAACATCTTGTTAATCATCAATTTAAGCCAGAAGAACATTTTTCAGCTGAGATTGGCTGGATCAATGATCCAAATGGATTTGTCTATTTTCGTGGAGAGTACCATCTCTTTTATCAGTTCTATCCTTATGATAGTGTCTGGGGACCAATGCACTGGGGTCATGCTAAAAGTAAGGACTTGGTGACTTGGGAGCACTTGCCGGTGGCACTTGCTCCTGACCAAGACTACGATCGCAATGGTTGCTTCTCAGGATCAGCTATCGTCAAAGACGATCGCCTCTGGCTCATGTATACTGGACACATCGAAGAAGAAACCGGTGTCCGTCAAGTGCAAAATATGGCATTTTCAGACGACGGGATTCACTTTGAAAAGATTTCCCAAAATCCAGTTGCAACAGGAGCAGATTTGCCAGACGAGTTGATTGCGGCTGATTTCCGTGATCCAAAACTCTTTGAAAAAGATGGTCGCTATTACTCCGTAGTAGCTGCCAAACACAAGGATAATGTGGGCTGTGTCGTTCTACTAGGGTCCGATAACCTAGTAGAATGGCAGTTCGAATCCATCTTTTTAAAAGGGGTAGAACACCAAGGCTTTATGTGGGAATGTCCAGACTACTTTGAGTTAGATGGAAAAGACTGCATCATTATGTCACCAATGCGCTATCAACGTGAGGGAGATTCTTACCACAATATCAATTCTTCTGTTTTGGTTACAGGTAAGGTAGACTGGGCAGCTAAACAGTTCATTCCTGAAACAGTAGACGAAATCGACCATGGCCAAGATTTCTATGCACCACAGACATTAGAGGATGACCAAAATCGTCGTATCATGATTGCCTGGATGCAGATGTGGGGACGTACACTTCCAAATCATAATCAGGGTCACAAGTGGGCTGGTGTCATGACTCTACCTAGAATCCTCCGATTGGAAGATGGTAAACTCAGACAATTCCCTATAAAAAAAGGAAAAAGAATCCAAATTGACAACGATTGTCGTTACCACTTAGGAAATGATACAGATTATCTTGAATTTGGCTATGATAGTAAAACAAAACAAGTTTACCTTGATCGAAGCCATCTAGCCCAAAAGATTCTGGGTGAAGAATTGGATACCAGTAGACGGTATGTAAATATTGAAGCTAAAGAATTGGAAGTTATTCTAGATAAAAATTCCATCGAGGTTTTTGTCAATCAAGGCGAAGCAAGCTTGACTGCAACTTATTACTTAACAGTGCCAGCTGAGTTATTACGAATCAATTAA
- a CDS encoding ABC transporter substrate-binding protein, translating to MKFKTFSKSAVLLTASLAVLAACGSKNTASSPDYKLEGVTFPLQETKTLKFMTASSPLAPKDPNEKLILQRLEKETGVHIEWTNYQSDFAEKRNLDISSGDLPDAIHNDGASDVDLMNWAKKGVIIPVEDLIEKYMPNLKKIMDENPEYKALMTAPDGHIYSFPWIEELGSGKESIHSVNDMAWINKDWLKKLGLEMPKTTDELIKVLEAFKTQDPNGNGEADEIPFTFISGNGNEDFKFLFGAFGVGDNDDHIVVGNDGKVDFTADNDDYKEGVKFIRQLQEKGLIDKEAFEHDWNGYIAKGHDQKYGVYFTWDKNNVTGSNDSYDVLPVLAGPSGQKHVARTNGMGFARDKMVITSVNKNLELTAKWIDAQYAPLQSVQNNWGTYGDDKQQNIFEFDQATNSLKHLPLNGTAPAELRQKTEVGGPLAILDSYYGKVTTMPDDAKWRLDLIKQYYVPYMSNDNNYPRAFMTQEDLDKIAHIEADMNDYIYRKRAEWIVNGNIDTEWEDYKKELEKYGLSDYLTIKQKYYDQYQANKN from the coding sequence ATGAAATTCAAAACATTCTCAAAATCAGCAGTTTTGTTGACAGCTAGTTTAGCGGTGCTTGCAGCCTGTGGCTCTAAAAATACAGCTTCTAGTCCAGATTATAAGTTGGAGGGCGTAACATTCCCACTTCAAGAAACAAAAACCTTGAAATTTATGACTGCTAGCTCACCACTAGCTCCTAAAGACCCAAATGAAAAGCTGATTTTGCAACGTTTAGAGAAGGAAACAGGGGTTCATATTGAGTGGACCAACTACCAATCAGATTTTGCAGAAAAGAGAAACCTGGATATTTCTAGTGGTGATTTGCCAGACGCTATCCACAATGACGGTGCTTCAGATGTGGACTTGATGAACTGGGCTAAGAAAGGGGTTATCATTCCAGTTGAAGATTTAATTGAAAAATACATGCCAAATCTAAAAAAAATTATGGATGAAAATCCAGAATATAAGGCATTGATGACAGCACCTGATGGACATATCTATTCATTCCCATGGATTGAAGAACTTGGATCTGGCAAAGAGTCTATCCACAGTGTTAACGATATGGCCTGGATTAACAAAGATTGGCTTAAAAAACTTGGGCTTGAAATGCCAAAAACTACTGATGAACTTATCAAAGTCTTAGAAGCGTTTAAAACGCAAGATCCAAACGGGAACGGTGAAGCAGACGAAATTCCATTTACTTTTATCAGTGGAAACGGAAATGAAGACTTTAAATTCCTCTTTGGAGCCTTTGGTGTCGGGGATAACGATGATCATATCGTAGTTGGAAATGATGGGAAAGTTGACTTTACAGCAGATAACGATGACTATAAAGAAGGTGTGAAATTCATCCGTCAATTGCAAGAAAAAGGCTTGATTGATAAGGAAGCTTTTGAACACGATTGGAATGGTTATATTGCTAAAGGTCATGATCAAAAATACGGTGTTTATTTCACGTGGGACAAGAACAATGTCACAGGAAGCAATGATAGCTATGATGTTTTACCTGTCCTTGCTGGTCCAAGTGGTCAAAAACATGTAGCTCGTACAAATGGTATGGGATTTGCGCGTGATAAGATGGTCATCACTAGTGTCAACAAAAACCTTGAATTGACAGCTAAATGGATTGATGCCCAATACGCACCTCTTCAATCTGTTCAAAACAACTGGGGAACTTATGGAGATGACAAGCAACAAAATATCTTTGAATTTGACCAAGCAACTAACAGCCTCAAACATTTGCCACTAAACGGAACTGCACCAGCAGAACTTCGTCAAAAAACTGAAGTTGGTGGGCCGCTTGCTATCTTGGACTCTTACTATGGTAAAGTGACAACTATGCCAGATGATGCCAAATGGCGTTTAGATCTCATCAAACAATACTATGTGCCTTACATGAGTAATGATAATAACTATCCGAGAGCCTTCATGACTCAGGAAGATTTGGACAAGATTGCCCACATCGAGGCAGATATGAATGATTATATCTACCGTAAACGAGCTGAATGGATTGTCAATGGCAATATTGATACTGAGTGGGAAGACTATAAGAAAGAACTTGAAAAATACGGACTTTCAGACTACCTCACTATCAAGCAAAAATACTATGATCAATATCAAGCAAATAAGAACTAG
- a CDS encoding AraC family transcriptional regulator — translation MTDFTSFNKALEYIDANLDSEIELSEIYRITSYSYEVFARIFSIISGISLGDYIRTRKLSKAAEDLQEKRGNIAEIALIYGYSSSTSFSYAFKKFHGKSPSDVKSGQSFRIAQPLRLSVSIRGGEFDASITEKETFKLVGVSQKLSPNEMSLEVWQSLEQKLQEKLRHIKSKSIEMYGLYFVTEENDESQYMIGYSMSDDIIEKQVTRKGLTIIEIPSMKYAVLRLEGEVTTSIHNAWSYLIEVFLPQEGYKYADSYDLELYHGNDVENSDFYMELWVPIRKCE, via the coding sequence ATGACTGACTTTACATCGTTTAATAAAGCTTTAGAATATATTGATGCTAATTTAGATTCAGAAATTGAATTGTCAGAAATTTATCGAATAACTTCGTATTCATATGAAGTTTTTGCTAGAATTTTTTCGATTATAAGTGGTATTTCTTTAGGAGATTACATAAGGACTAGGAAGTTGAGTAAAGCGGCTGAGGATTTGCAGGAGAAGCGTGGGAATATTGCAGAAATAGCATTGATATATGGGTATAGTTCCTCTACTTCGTTTTCCTACGCATTTAAAAAGTTCCATGGGAAATCTCCATCGGATGTGAAGTCAGGACAAAGTTTCCGTATTGCTCAGCCGTTGAGACTTTCAGTATCAATCAGAGGAGGAGAATTTGATGCGAGCATTACAGAAAAAGAAACCTTTAAACTAGTAGGCGTTAGTCAGAAATTGAGTCCTAATGAAATGTCGCTGGAAGTTTGGCAGAGTCTAGAGCAAAAATTGCAAGAAAAATTAAGACATATTAAATCTAAAAGCATAGAAATGTATGGGCTTTATTTTGTAACTGAGGAAAATGATGAAAGTCAGTATATGATTGGTTATAGTATGTCTGATGATATAATTGAAAAGCAAGTAACTCGAAAAGGCCTTACTATTATTGAAATACCTTCGATGAAATATGCGGTTCTGCGCTTGGAAGGTGAGGTTACAACAAGCATTCATAACGCTTGGAGCTATTTAATTGAGGTTTTCTTGCCTCAAGAAGGATATAAATATGCGGATAGTTATGATTTGGAATTATATCACGGGAATGATGTTGAAAATTCCGATTTTTATATGGAGTTATGGGTGCCAATAAGAAAGTGTGAATAA
- a CDS encoding alpha/beta fold hydrolase, producing MSYITTKNQYITIQGNQIAYRELSKGKSKLPLLMLVHLAATLDNWDPKLLDLIAEKHHVIVVDLPGVGASQGKVAPTIPGMAEQTISFIEALGYDKINLLGLSMGGMIAQEIVRIKPNLVNRLILAGTGPRGGKEVDKVTGKTFNYMFKAGLERIDPKRYIFYNHDEQGKIEALKVLGRMGMRTKEFADKDMDVPGFLTQLKAIKCWGKDAQDDLGFITQPTLIVNGDKDMQVPTENSYDMHEKIKESKLIIYPNAGHGSIFQYADEFSKELMAFLED from the coding sequence ATGTCATATATTACTACAAAAAATCAATACATCACTATCCAAGGAAATCAAATTGCCTATCGCGAACTCAGTAAAGGTAAATCAAAACTACCTCTTCTCATGCTTGTCCATTTGGCAGCAACTCTTGATAACTGGGATCCAAAACTACTAGACTTGATTGCTGAAAAGCACCATGTCATTGTAGTTGATCTTCCTGGTGTTGGAGCCAGTCAAGGAAAAGTTGCTCCGACGATTCCTGGGATGGCTGAGCAGACGATTTCCTTTATCGAAGCACTAGGTTACGATAAAATCAATCTCCTAGGTCTTTCCATGGGAGGTATGATTGCACAAGAAATAGTCCGAATCAAGCCGAATTTGGTCAATCGCTTGATTTTAGCAGGAACAGGACCTCGAGGTGGAAAAGAGGTCGATAAGGTGACCGGGAAAACCTTTAACTATATGTTTAAAGCTGGACTCGAACGGATCGACCCTAAGCGCTATATCTTCTACAATCATGATGAACAAGGTAAAATCGAAGCCCTAAAAGTTCTGGGCCGAATGGGTATGCGCACCAAGGAATTTGCAGATAAAGACATGGACGTACCAGGATTCTTGACTCAACTCAAAGCTATTAAATGTTGGGGGAAGGATGCGCAGGACGACCTTGGCTTCATCACTCAACCAACCTTAATCGTCAACGGAGATAAGGATATGCAGGTTCCGACTGAAAATTCTTATGACATGCATGAGAAAATAAAAGAAAGCAAGCTCATTATCTATCCCAATGCAGGGCATGGTTCGATTTTCCAATATGCAGACGAATTTTCAAAAGAATTAATGGCTTTCTTGGAGGATTAA
- a CDS encoding Rrf2 family transcriptional regulator, with the protein MDTKFSVALHILTMISESKDALSSQALAESVGTNASYIRKVIALLKNEGLIHSHQGKTGYQLSKSPKKMTLLEIYYATQEINHISLFPVHQNSKPDCPVGKHIQGAVSPLFASAESQLEKELENQTLEDVIDNLYKQAKQVRN; encoded by the coding sequence ATGGATACAAAATTCTCAGTTGCTTTACATATCCTAACCATGATTAGTGAAAGCAAGGATGCCTTAAGTTCACAAGCTCTGGCTGAGAGTGTTGGTACCAATGCTAGTTACATTCGTAAGGTGATTGCCTTGTTGAAAAATGAAGGTCTGATTCATTCCCATCAAGGAAAAACGGGTTATCAACTCAGTAAGTCTCCAAAGAAAATGACTTTACTTGAGATCTATTATGCAACTCAAGAAATCAATCATATTAGTTTATTTCCTGTTCACCAAAATAGCAAGCCTGATTGTCCCGTTGGAAAACATATCCAAGGAGCAGTTTCACCGCTTTTCGCTAGTGCCGAATCTCAACTAGAGAAGGAATTAGAAAATCAAACTTTAGAAGATGTCATTGACAATTTATATAAACAAGCCAAACAAGTCCGGAACTGA
- a CDS encoding LacI family DNA-binding transcriptional regulator, translated as MVEQKKSITMKDVALEAGVSVGTVSRVINKEKGIKEVTLKKVEQAIKTLNYIPDYYARGMKKNRTDTIALIVPSIWHPFFSEFAMHVENEVYKRNNKLLLCSINGTNREQDYLEMLRHNKVDGVVAITYSPIENYLTSGIPFVSIDRTYSDLDIPCVSSDNDAGGREAARQLIKKGCQHLAFVGGHNTTINETKRRRISFEKYVQENNIPFSIFDLDETVSDYHEKLEQFLVENPSIDGIFTINDFAALDVIEILETNGKQIPDDVQIIGYDGIKMAGDRNFLLSTIKQPLEEMAKEAVRILFDILDGKTVNLQTILPVAFIKGKTTKK; from the coding sequence ATGGTAGAGCAAAAAAAATCCATTACCATGAAAGATGTTGCTCTAGAAGCGGGAGTTAGCGTTGGGACTGTTTCACGTGTGATCAACAAAGAAAAAGGCATCAAAGAAGTAACCTTGAAAAAAGTGGAACAGGCGATTAAAACCTTGAATTATATTCCGGATTACTACGCAAGAGGAATGAAAAAAAATCGAACGGATACGATAGCTCTAATCGTACCAAGCATCTGGCATCCATTTTTTTCTGAATTTGCCATGCATGTGGAAAATGAAGTGTATAAGAGAAATAATAAATTGCTCTTATGTTCGATAAATGGAACCAACCGAGAACAAGACTATCTGGAAATGTTGCGTCATAATAAGGTTGATGGAGTTGTTGCCATTACCTATAGTCCAATTGAGAACTACCTAACTTCAGGAATTCCCTTTGTTAGTATTGACCGTACCTACTCGGATCTTGACATCCCGTGTGTATCCTCTGATAATGATGCAGGTGGACGAGAAGCCGCGAGGCAACTCATTAAAAAAGGGTGTCAGCATTTGGCTTTTGTAGGTGGGCACAATACAACCATTAATGAAACGAAACGACGTAGGATTTCATTTGAGAAGTATGTCCAAGAAAATAATATACCTTTTAGTATCTTTGACCTAGATGAGACCGTTTCTGATTACCACGAAAAGTTAGAGCAATTTTTAGTGGAGAATCCTTCCATAGATGGAATTTTTACCATTAATGATTTCGCTGCTTTAGATGTTATTGAAATATTAGAGACAAATGGTAAACAAATCCCTGATGATGTTCAAATTATTGGGTATGATGGAATAAAAATGGCTGGAGATAGAAATTTTCTACTTTCAACAATTAAACAACCTTTGGAAGAAATGGCAAAAGAAGCTGTTCGTATTTTGTTTGATATTCTTGATGGAAAGACTGTTAATTTACAGACAATCTTACCAGTAGCATTTATTAAAGGAAAAACAACAAAAAAATAA
- a CDS encoding ABC transporter permease, with amino-acid sequence MNSKAKQVSLWERIKKQKLLLLMTVPGLVLTFIFKYIPMYGVLIAFKDYNPLKGIMGSDWVGFSEFTKFLSSPNFGILLANTLKLSVYGLLLGFLPPIILAIMLNQLLSEKVKKRIQLILYAPNFISVVVIVGMIFLFFSVGGPINSFLSMFGIKADFLTDPDFFRPLYIFSGIWQGMGWASTLYTATLVNVDPALVEAARLDGANIFQRIWHIDLPALKPIMVIQFILAAGGIMNVGYEKAFLMQTSLNLPTSEIISTYVYKVGLVSGDYSYSTAVGLFNAVINVVLLVAVNQIVKRMNNGEGI; translated from the coding sequence ATGAATAGCAAAGCGAAGCAAGTTTCTCTTTGGGAACGAATCAAGAAACAGAAACTCTTGTTATTGATGACCGTCCCCGGTTTAGTTTTGACATTTATCTTCAAGTACATTCCTATGTATGGTGTTTTGATAGCCTTTAAAGATTATAATCCCCTAAAAGGAATTATGGGAAGTGACTGGGTAGGATTTTCTGAGTTTACAAAATTTTTGTCTTCACCCAACTTTGGAATCTTGTTGGCTAATACTCTTAAATTGAGTGTTTATGGCTTGTTGCTTGGTTTTTTACCACCAATTATACTTGCGATTATGCTCAATCAGCTCTTGAGTGAAAAAGTTAAGAAACGGATTCAGCTTATTCTATATGCTCCAAACTTTATTTCTGTAGTTGTTATTGTCGGAATGATTTTCCTCTTCTTTTCAGTTGGAGGACCAATCAATAGCTTTCTTTCTATGTTTGGTATCAAAGCGGATTTTCTAACGGATCCAGACTTCTTCCGTCCGCTCTATATCTTTAGTGGTATCTGGCAAGGAATGGGTTGGGCTTCGACACTCTATACAGCGACCTTGGTGAACGTCGATCCTGCCTTGGTAGAAGCCGCTAGACTTGATGGTGCTAATATTTTCCAACGAATCTGGCATATTGACCTTCCTGCTTTGAAGCCAATCATGGTTATCCAGTTTATCTTGGCGGCAGGTGGCATTATGAATGTCGGTTATGAGAAGGCCTTCTTGATGCAAACATCTCTAAACCTTCCAACATCTGAAATTATCTCAACCTATGTCTATAAAGTTGGTCTTGTGTCGGGAGATTATTCTTACTCAACAGCTGTCGGTTTGTTTAATGCAGTGATTAATGTGGTCTTGCTAGTCGCTGTTAACCAAATCGTTAAACGTATGAATAATGGTGAAGGAATTTAA
- a CDS encoding NADP-dependent oxidoreductase, with translation MKVAQHTTYNKKNITLNITEIAKPSITDKQVLVKVTAAGVNPLDNMISRGEVKMIVPYKFPQTAGNEGVGIIESIGKKVNNFQVGDRVFGRLPLDHIGAFAEYVTVDSQALAKVPDYLSDEEAAAVPLTALTIMQALELMGAQAGKTIFISGGTGGVGGMAIPITKAKGLKVITNGAGDSAERVLKLGADRFIDYKTEDYTKTVSEVDYVLDTLGGAETEKQMSIMKKGGHLVSLRAMPNGDFAKRMKLPKWKQMILGLAGRKFDKMAEKYGVHYHFIFVESNGAQLQEVADLFSKLEIKPSIDTVYPFEEVNSALDKVANGRSSGKTVLSFKK, from the coding sequence ATGAAAGTCGCACAACACACTACTTATAACAAAAAAAATATCACACTCAACATCACAGAAATCGCTAAACCAAGTATTACAGACAAACAAGTCTTGGTCAAAGTCACCGCAGCTGGTGTCAATCCTCTGGATAACATGATCTCACGTGGTGAGGTCAAGATGATTGTTCCTTACAAGTTCCCTCAAACTGCTGGTAATGAAGGCGTGGGTATTATTGAAAGCATTGGTAAGAAGGTTAACAACTTTCAAGTAGGAGATCGCGTCTTTGGTCGTTTACCACTTGACCATATCGGTGCCTTTGCAGAATACGTAACTGTCGATAGCCAGGCTCTAGCCAAAGTACCAGACTATCTATCTGATGAGGAAGCTGCTGCTGTTCCTCTTACTGCCCTAACCATTATGCAAGCCTTAGAACTCATGGGCGCTCAAGCTGGAAAAACAATCTTTATCTCTGGTGGTACTGGAGGAGTTGGTGGAATGGCCATTCCGATTACCAAAGCCAAAGGTTTGAAAGTCATCACTAATGGGGCTGGAGATAGTGCTGAGCGTGTATTGAAACTAGGAGCAGATCGTTTTATCGATTACAAGACAGAGGATTATACAAAAACGGTCAGTGAGGTGGATTATGTACTCGATACCCTTGGTGGGGCTGAAACTGAAAAACAAATGTCTATCATGAAAAAAGGGGGCCACCTTGTGTCTCTCCGTGCTATGCCAAACGGGGACTTTGCCAAACGTATGAAGCTACCAAAATGGAAACAGATGATTCTCGGCTTAGCTGGTCGCAAATTTGATAAGATGGCAGAAAAATATGGTGTTCACTATCATTTCATCTTTGTAGAAAGCAACGGTGCTCAATTACAAGAGGTAGCTGACCTTTTTAGTAAATTAGAAATCAAACCATCTATCGATACAGTTTATCCATTTGAAGAAGTAAATAGCGCCTTAGACAAGGTCGCTAACGGGCGCTCTAGTGGTAAAACAGTCCTCAGCTTTAAGAAATAA